From Pontibacter actiniarum, a single genomic window includes:
- a CDS encoding M13 family metallopeptidase, whose protein sequence is MDLSVKPGDDFYTYASGAWIKSNPVPAKETRWGSFNLLRDFNINAVKDILNETAADKNAAPGSVKKRVGDFYAAAMDSATIDKLGYKPIKKDLKRAGSVKDVNGILNEVAYQKTAGIASPMFGFYVGQDRKDVNTMIPQLSQGGTTLPDRDYYLKDDARSQKIQQAYKAYITKLFTLTGTPEAKAQQNAETIFNLEKKMAEAQMARVEMRDPYKTYNKFAVADFSKTTPNMDWKSLMAKLKVTGEDTILVNNPKFFTELNGLLTSTPTADWQTYLQWNVLKSSAPYLSTPFVDANFAYTQALTGQKVQTPRWQRMSSLTDNTVGELLGQLYVEKHFKPEAKARMNELISNLIKAYEIRINNLDWMSAATKEKALAKLHAFRPKVGYPDKWKDYEGLEINRKAFFQNVRNAGEWGYKDMVSQLGKPVDRTKWGMTPPTVNAYYSPVMNEIVFPAGILQFPFFDPNADDAVNYGGIGAVIGHEISHGFDDSGSQYDKDGTLRNWWTAEDRSRFEEKAAALAAQYDAYTVLDTIHVNGKLTLGENIGDLGGLSAAYEAFKMTEQGQSKEMIDGFTPDQRFFLSWAQVWRGNILPEAAAQQIVTDPHSPGQYRTIGAPVNMDAWYEAFNVQPGDKLYKAPEDRIRLW, encoded by the coding sequence ATGGACCTTTCGGTGAAGCCCGGAGACGACTTTTATACTTACGCCAGCGGCGCCTGGATCAAAAGCAATCCGGTGCCAGCCAAAGAAACCCGCTGGGGAAGCTTTAACCTGCTGCGTGATTTTAACATCAATGCCGTAAAGGATATCCTGAACGAAACCGCTGCGGACAAGAACGCGGCGCCCGGCTCTGTGAAGAAGCGCGTAGGTGACTTCTATGCCGCCGCCATGGATAGCGCCACCATCGATAAGCTTGGCTACAAGCCTATCAAGAAGGACCTGAAAAGAGCCGGCTCTGTAAAAGACGTGAACGGCATCCTGAACGAGGTGGCCTACCAGAAAACCGCTGGTATTGCCTCTCCGATGTTCGGCTTCTATGTAGGCCAGGACCGCAAAGACGTAAATACCATGATTCCGCAGCTGAGCCAGGGCGGCACAACCCTGCCAGACCGTGATTACTACCTGAAGGACGACGCGCGCAGCCAGAAAATTCAGCAGGCTTACAAGGCGTACATCACTAAACTGTTTACCCTAACCGGCACACCGGAGGCAAAGGCGCAGCAAAATGCCGAAACCATCTTTAACCTGGAGAAGAAGATGGCCGAAGCGCAGATGGCACGTGTAGAGATGCGCGACCCGTACAAAACCTATAATAAGTTTGCCGTTGCCGACTTCAGCAAAACCACGCCTAACATGGACTGGAAATCGCTGATGGCGAAGCTGAAGGTTACCGGCGAAGACACCATCTTGGTGAACAACCCTAAGTTCTTTACCGAACTTAACGGCCTGCTGACGAGCACACCTACCGCTGACTGGCAGACGTACCTGCAGTGGAACGTGCTGAAGTCATCGGCACCTTACCTGAGCACGCCGTTTGTGGACGCCAACTTCGCTTACACGCAGGCGCTGACCGGGCAGAAAGTGCAGACCCCGCGCTGGCAGCGTATGTCTTCTCTGACAGACAACACCGTTGGGGAGCTGCTGGGCCAGCTTTACGTGGAGAAGCACTTTAAACCAGAGGCGAAAGCCCGAATGAACGAGTTGATCAGTAACCTGATCAAAGCGTACGAGATCCGCATCAACAACCTGGACTGGATGAGCGCCGCCACCAAAGAGAAGGCGCTTGCCAAACTGCATGCCTTCAGGCCGAAGGTGGGGTATCCGGATAAGTGGAAAGACTACGAAGGGCTGGAGATCAACCGCAAGGCATTCTTCCAGAACGTGCGCAATGCCGGCGAGTGGGGCTATAAGGATATGGTAAGCCAGCTGGGCAAGCCAGTAGACAGAACAAAGTGGGGAATGACGCCTCCGACTGTTAATGCCTATTACAGCCCGGTGATGAACGAGATCGTGTTCCCGGCAGGTATCCTGCAGTTCCCTTTCTTCGATCCGAACGCGGATGATGCCGTGAACTACGGCGGTATCGGTGCGGTGATCGGCCACGAAATCTCCCACGGCTTCGACGACTCCGGCAGCCAGTACGACAAAGACGGTACCCTGCGCAACTGGTGGACCGCGGAGGACCGCTCCAGGTTTGAAGAGAAGGCAGCGGCTTTGGCAGCGCAGTATGATGCCTACACCGTGCTGGATACTATCCACGTGAACGGTAAGCTTACTCTGGGTGAGAACATTGGCGACTTAGGGGGGCTTAGTGCCGCTTACGAAGCCTTCAAAATGACGGAGCAGGGACAGTCTAAGGAAATGATTGACGGTTTTACGCCGGATCAGCGTTTCTTCCTGTCTTGGGCACAGGTTTGGAGAGGCAACATCCTGCCAGAGGCAGCCGCACAGCAAATCGTGACGGACCCGCACTCGCCAGGCCAGTACAGAACCATCGGTGCGCCGGTAAATATGGATGCCTGGTACGAAGCCTTTAACGTGCAGCCAGGTGATAAGCTCTACAAAGCACCAGAAGATAGAATCAGACTCTGGTAA
- the gyrB gene encoding DNA topoisomerase (ATP-hydrolyzing) subunit B, with protein MSEVEEKSLANDYSANSIQVLEGLEAVRKRPAMYIGDIGIKGLHHLVWEVVDNSIDEALAGHCDEINVTINEDNSITVSDNGRGIPTDFHQKEGRSALEVVMTVLHAGGKFDKDTYKVSGGLHGVGVSCVNALSTDLHVTVHRKGKIYEQHYNIGVPQYPVREIGETDRTGTTVQFKPDASIFTATEYKFDTIASRLRELSFLNKGIRINLKDLRELNDQGEPLNDSFLSEGGLKEFVTYLDETRENLIPEPIHVESEKNGVPVEIALQYNTSYSENIFSYVNNINTIEGGTHVAGFRRALTRTLKAYAEKSGMLDKVKVDIAGDDFREGLTAVISVKVAEPQFEGQTKTKLGNSEVSGAVDTAVGEMLNQYLEENPKEARTIVNKVIIAAQARHAARKAREMVQRKNVLSSTSLPGKLADCSDNNPENCEIYLVEGDSAGGSAKQGRDRKFQAILPLRGKILNVEKAQEHRIYESDEIKNMITALGVSFGTQEDEKALNMDKLRYHKIIIMTDADVDGSHIRTLILTFFFRYMKELIEKGYVYIALPPLYLVKKGKEERYCWSEQDRIDAIAEIGKGREESVGVQRYKGLGEMNPEQLWNTTMDPTSRSLKRVDIESAAEADHLFSMLMGDEVAPRRDFIERNAKYARVDV; from the coding sequence ATGAGTGAAGTAGAAGAAAAATCATTAGCAAACGATTATTCAGCAAATAGCATCCAGGTACTGGAGGGACTCGAAGCAGTTCGTAAGCGCCCGGCCATGTACATCGGCGACATTGGTATTAAAGGCCTGCACCACCTGGTGTGGGAGGTGGTAGATAACTCCATCGACGAAGCCCTGGCGGGGCATTGCGATGAGATCAATGTCACTATCAACGAAGATAACTCCATCACGGTATCCGACAACGGCCGTGGTATTCCAACGGATTTTCACCAGAAAGAAGGCCGCTCTGCCCTGGAGGTAGTAATGACGGTGCTGCACGCCGGTGGTAAATTCGATAAAGACACATATAAAGTATCGGGTGGATTGCACGGCGTGGGTGTATCCTGCGTAAACGCACTCTCCACCGACCTGCACGTAACGGTGCACCGCAAGGGCAAAATTTACGAGCAGCACTATAACATCGGTGTGCCGCAGTACCCTGTGCGCGAGATTGGCGAGACAGACAGAACCGGCACCACGGTACAGTTTAAGCCTGACGCCTCTATTTTCACGGCGACAGAGTATAAATTCGACACCATCGCCAGCCGCCTGCGCGAGCTGTCTTTCCTGAACAAGGGCATTCGCATTAACCTGAAAGACCTGCGGGAGTTAAACGACCAGGGCGAGCCGCTAAACGATTCGTTCCTGTCTGAAGGTGGCTTGAAGGAGTTCGTAACCTACCTGGACGAGACGCGCGAGAACCTGATTCCGGAGCCGATCCACGTGGAAAGCGAGAAGAACGGTGTGCCTGTGGAGATTGCCCTGCAGTACAACACGTCTTACTCAGAGAACATCTTCTCTTATGTAAACAACATCAATACCATCGAGGGAGGTACGCACGTGGCTGGTTTCCGCCGTGCCCTTACCCGTACACTCAAGGCCTATGCCGAGAAATCAGGCATGCTGGATAAGGTAAAGGTGGACATTGCCGGTGATGACTTCCGTGAAGGCCTGACGGCGGTTATTTCTGTAAAGGTGGCGGAGCCTCAGTTTGAGGGGCAAACGAAAACGAAACTGGGTAACTCAGAGGTTTCCGGTGCCGTGGACACAGCCGTAGGCGAAATGCTGAACCAGTACCTGGAGGAAAACCCGAAGGAGGCCCGCACGATCGTAAACAAGGTGATCATAGCCGCCCAGGCGCGCCACGCTGCCCGCAAGGCCCGCGAGATGGTGCAGCGCAAGAACGTGCTCTCCAGCACCAGCTTGCCTGGTAAACTGGCCGACTGCTCGGATAACAACCCGGAGAACTGCGAAATATACCTGGTGGAGGGTGACTCCGCCGGTGGTTCTGCCAAGCAGGGCCGCGACCGTAAGTTCCAGGCTATTCTGCCGCTGCGCGGTAAGATCCTGAACGTAGAGAAGGCGCAGGAGCACCGTATTTATGAGAGCGACGAGATCAAGAACATGATCACGGCCCTTGGCGTTAGCTTTGGCACCCAGGAGGATGAGAAAGCCCTGAACATGGACAAGCTGCGTTACCACAAGATCATCATCATGACGGATGCGGACGTAGACGGATCGCACATTCGTACCCTGATTCTGACGTTCTTCTTCCGCTACATGAAGGAGCTTATCGAGAAAGGCTATGTGTACATTGCATTGCCTCCGCTGTACCTCGTGAAGAAAGGCAAGGAGGAGCGCTACTGCTGGTCTGAGCAGGACCGTATCGATGCCATTGCTGAGATTGGTAAGGGAAGAGAAGAAAGTGTGGGAGTGCAGCGCTACAAAGGTCTTGGCGAGATGAACCCTGAGCAGCTGTGGAACACGACCATGGACCCTACAAGCCGCAGCCTGAAGCGCGTAGACATCGAGTCTGCCGCAGAGGCCGATCACCTGTTCTCGATGCTTATGGGCGACGAAGTTGCTCCGCGAAGAGACTTTATCGAACGAAACGCCAAGTATGCACGCGTAGACGTGTAA
- a CDS encoding DUF2267 domain-containing protein encodes MSMNFENYLKDAKTWLHELCNYLGIEDEQKAARIFRAVLHAIRDRIPTGEAIHLGAQIPVLWKGIYYDGFSMHEPVRIRHEDEWLEYIRSKDSGAAESDFPTLDHAFYAFQDVMTFLRDHLSEGQYEQIAQAIHSEITVPA; translated from the coding sequence ATGAGTATGAACTTTGAGAATTATTTAAAAGACGCGAAAACATGGTTGCATGAGCTTTGCAACTACTTAGGTATTGAGGACGAACAGAAGGCAGCCCGTATCTTCAGAGCTGTGCTGCACGCCATCCGGGACCGCATCCCAACGGGTGAGGCCATTCACCTGGGGGCGCAGATTCCAGTGCTGTGGAAAGGAATTTACTACGATGGGTTTTCGATGCATGAGCCTGTTCGCATTCGCCACGAGGACGAATGGCTGGAGTATATCCGCTCGAAGGACTCCGGAGCAGCAGAAAGCGATTTCCCGACACTGGATCATGCCTTCTATGCTTTCCAGGATGTGATGACGTTTCTGCGCGACCATCTTTCTGAGGGGCAGTATGAGCAGATTGCACAGGCTATTCACTCCGAGATAACGGTACCTGCTTAA
- a CDS encoding SCO family protein — MSNRNKFSLKYGVAAAAFALATSAFYGCSNSASEKELPIYGEREPVERTVNGETVVDTLYHQIPDFAFVDQDSQRVTQETVDGKVYVTDFFFTTCPTICPKMKSQMLRVYEAYKDNPQVMLLSHSIDPTHDTVAVLHDYAERLGIESDKWHLVTGDKDSIYDIAMKYLVPAQEDGGAEGGFTHGGHFILVDGNRHIRGIYDGTKAESVDQLIQDIPLLLNDKKDEKK; from the coding sequence ATGAGCAACAGAAATAAATTCAGCCTGAAGTACGGCGTAGCCGCAGCGGCTTTCGCCCTGGCCACCTCGGCCTTCTACGGTTGCAGCAATAGCGCCTCAGAAAAAGAACTGCCTATCTACGGAGAGCGCGAGCCTGTGGAGCGCACCGTGAACGGCGAAACCGTGGTAGACACGCTGTACCACCAGATCCCGGACTTCGCTTTCGTGGACCAGGACAGCCAGCGGGTGACACAGGAAACGGTAGACGGCAAAGTGTATGTGACCGACTTCTTCTTTACCACCTGCCCTACCATCTGTCCTAAAATGAAGAGCCAGATGCTGCGCGTGTATGAGGCTTACAAAGACAACCCGCAGGTGATGCTGCTCTCCCACTCCATCGACCCGACGCACGACACGGTAGCCGTGCTGCACGATTACGCGGAGCGCCTGGGAATTGAGTCGGATAAGTGGCACCTGGTAACCGGCGACAAAGACAGCATCTACGACATCGCCATGAAGTACCTGGTTCCTGCACAGGAGGACGGAGGCGCCGAAGGGGGCTTTACGCACGGCGGGCATTTTATACTGGTGGACGGCAACCGGCACATCCGGGGCATTTACGACGGCACAAAGGCTGAGTCGGTAGACCAGCTGATCCAGGATATTCCGCTGCTGCTGAACGACAAGAAGGATGAGAAAAAATAG
- a CDS encoding c-type cytochrome: protein MRKNRFVAVVLGAFALTTLTQCFTNKKDEGKRLYEQHCQSCHMEDGSGLKGLIPPLAGADFLQTHRDQLPCIVREGMEGPVTVNGVEYNKEMPGIENMREDQITNLLNYIHTNFGNNNERYTMPEVEQLLQACPR from the coding sequence ATGAGAAAAAATAGGTTTGTAGCGGTGGTGCTGGGCGCCTTTGCCCTCACCACCCTTACCCAGTGCTTTACGAACAAAAAGGACGAGGGCAAGCGCCTGTATGAGCAGCACTGCCAGAGCTGCCATATGGAGGACGGCAGTGGCCTCAAAGGCCTGATCCCGCCCTTGGCCGGCGCCGACTTTCTTCAAACTCACCGCGACCAGCTGCCTTGCATCGTGCGGGAAGGCATGGAGGGCCCTGTCACGGTGAACGGTGTAGAGTATAACAAGGAGATGCCCGGCATAGAGAACATGCGCGAGGACCAGATCACGAATCTGCTTAACTATATCCACACCAATTTTGGCAACAACAACGAGCGCTATACCATGCCGGAGGTAGAGCAACTGCTGCAGGCGTGCCCCAGGTAA
- the nudC gene encoding NAD(+) diphosphatase, with protein sequence MNYFSHNPLNRFSEIRPDTAKMGELWRHEQARVLVVSNNLSLLQAEAREAAFLQQQEAVALANQAEVRVYLGSEGEVPYFALGFAGLPPALLPEAYELHDLRQVALQLPQEQSALLAYARGMVHWNLRHLYCPDCGSLTYSTAAGHVRQCSSEACNKHHFPRTDTAIIVLISEGDACLLGRQKVWQPGMYAVIAGFLEPGETLEQAVAREAEEETGVSLQSIAYHSSQPWPFPSSIMVGFQAVAVNRELQVNYDEMEDARWFTREQIVAGLQNGTLRMPPQFSISFRLIRDWFNQTGAYKLEELVSA encoded by the coding sequence ATGAATTATTTTTCACATAACCCCCTAAACCGCTTTTCAGAAATTCGCCCGGATACCGCTAAAATGGGAGAGCTTTGGCGGCACGAGCAGGCACGCGTACTGGTGGTGAGTAATAACTTAAGCCTGCTGCAGGCAGAGGCCAGAGAGGCCGCTTTTCTGCAGCAGCAGGAAGCAGTTGCCCTGGCAAATCAGGCTGAAGTACGGGTCTACCTGGGCTCGGAAGGGGAGGTGCCCTACTTTGCCCTGGGGTTTGCAGGCTTGCCGCCGGCCTTGCTCCCTGAGGCGTACGAGCTGCATGACCTGAGGCAGGTGGCCCTGCAGTTGCCGCAGGAGCAAAGTGCCTTGCTGGCCTACGCGCGGGGCATGGTGCACTGGAACCTGCGCCACCTCTACTGCCCCGACTGCGGCAGCCTTACCTACAGCACAGCGGCCGGCCATGTGCGCCAGTGTAGCAGTGAGGCCTGTAACAAACACCACTTCCCGCGCACGGATACAGCCATTATCGTACTTATTTCCGAAGGCGACGCCTGCTTGCTGGGGCGCCAGAAAGTATGGCAGCCGGGTATGTACGCTGTGATTGCGGGTTTCCTGGAGCCGGGCGAAACACTGGAGCAGGCGGTGGCGCGTGAGGCCGAGGAGGAGACCGGCGTGTCGCTGCAAAGTATAGCGTATCACTCATCGCAGCCCTGGCCATTCCCAAGCTCCATCATGGTCGGCTTTCAGGCGGTGGCCGTAAACCGTGAGCTGCAGGTTAACTATGATGAGATGGAGGATGCCCGCTGGTTTACGCGTGAGCAAATTGTGGCGGGGCTGCAAAACGGAACACTCCGAATGCCGCCGCAGTTCTCGATTTCCTTCCGCCTTATCAGAGACTGGTTTAACCAAACAGGAGCGTACAAGCTGGAAGAGCTGGTTAGTGCCTAA
- a CDS encoding DUF4397 domain-containing protein, which translates to MNNFFRKSFFSKAALVLLSVASFSLTGCMDDDLETPEPQPVTYVSFYQGSPNAPEMDIQFNNQKYNGAPIKFSNYFGYHGFVPGPYTVKLTPVNAANAYVDSSFTFKEGAAYTMFAVDELEDMELLVVQDSVKAPATGKAALRIINLSPDAPAVAVSASAAGSTNETALTNELDFKGITPFMSVDAGKYSMQIKAAGSDDVLLTVSSNDFLVGTTYTVIIRGFVTPPSGNTNALSAQVVKNF; encoded by the coding sequence ATGAACAACTTTTTCCGCAAGTCTTTTTTCAGCAAAGCAGCCCTTGTATTACTTAGTGTGGCATCTTTCTCCCTAACCGGCTGTATGGACGATGACCTGGAGACGCCAGAACCACAACCCGTTACGTATGTGTCCTTTTACCAAGGCTCTCCTAACGCCCCTGAGATGGATATCCAGTTCAACAACCAGAAGTACAACGGGGCGCCCATTAAGTTCTCCAACTACTTCGGCTACCACGGGTTTGTGCCCGGCCCCTATACCGTTAAGCTTACCCCTGTTAACGCAGCCAACGCCTATGTAGACTCCAGCTTTACGTTTAAAGAAGGAGCCGCCTACACCATGTTTGCCGTAGATGAGCTGGAGGATATGGAACTGCTTGTAGTGCAGGATAGCGTAAAGGCTCCGGCTACCGGGAAAGCGGCCTTGCGCATCATCAACCTGTCTCCTGATGCACCAGCGGTAGCGGTTAGCGCATCAGCCGCAGGCAGCACCAACGAAACTGCGCTGACCAACGAGCTGGACTTTAAAGGCATTACTCCTTTTATGAGCGTAGATGCAGGCAAGTACTCTATGCAGATAAAGGCAGCTGGCTCGGATGATGTGCTTCTAACAGTTTCCAGCAACGATTTCTTGGTCGGCACAACCTATACTGTGATCATCAGAGGCTTTGTAACGCCGCCATCCGGCAATACCAATGCACTGAGTGCGCAGGTAGTTAAGAACTTCTAA